GAGTCCGTCGCCACGAACGAGTCGCCCTCGTACGCGATAAACGCGAGGTACGAGCCGTTGAGTTGCGAGAGTGCGTCGAGGCCAGAGTCGGCGTAGCGGTCGAGCAGCCACCGTGCTGTGTTCGGCGTGCTCTCGCCGCGCGGATACGCCTCGCCGAAGATGATACAGGTGCCTTCGGTTCCCGTGTAGAGCGAACTGCACCCGCGGATGCCCAGGCTGTGGGATCTGACCCCGACGGTCGCCGCCGATTCACTCACGACGGTGTCGAACTCGTCTACCGATCGGAATCGCTCGAAATCACCCTGACTGCCGAAGACGCCGAACAGTTCCGTGTTCATCGAGGCGCGCTGGGCCTGTTCTGTCTGCCCTTCGACACTCACGGGGACCCCTCCGGCGTGGACGGTTCCCGGTCCGCGTTCGGCCCGGTACCCAGGGTGAGGGAGTCGTCGGGAGACGACGAGCGGGCGACTGCTTCGGTGACGGGCATCTCGAGAAGCGTGAGGAGGGAGTAGAGAAGTGTCATGTGATCGTCGCCGTCGAGGTGGGCTTCGTAGGTCTCCTCGATTCCCGACGCGTCGAGGAAGGGCAGGGCGCGAATCAGGTCGGCCCGCCGGTCGAACGTATCCGGGGCGAACCACTTCGCGCCGAGCAGTTCGGTGCGGTTCGGCCACGGACTGTGGTCGATGTGCGGGGCCGGAGTCGGCCGGTCGTGGATGTGCTTTCTGTAGAAGGCAGTGATCATGCCACCAATGTATTCGAACGGGTAGGCGTACGAGAGTGGAACCCCGGTTCTGGCGTGTGGAATCGCGGCGAGGTCGGGACTCACCGCGTCGAGAGCCGCGTTGACGACGTTGCGTCTTGCACAGTACTTCATCGGAATTTGCTGGTGGAGGTCGAAGATGCGATTGTCTAACAGGGGTGTTCGGACGGGGCGCATGTGCATGAGACTGCGCGGGAAGATGGCTTCGGTATCTCCCCCGAACGGATAGTAATCGCTGTACATTGCGAGGTCTGTGAGCGATTCGTACCGTACCCCATGGCTTACGATACCGTCGCCGTCCCAGTAGATATTTGTTCGCAGTTCATCTCGCAATGAGTACTTTGGGGTAAAGTACGGAAGACGGTCGGTGCTCTCTGCAAGTTTTGCGTCGAGATAGTCGTCGATGGTGTCGATGGATTCTCGCGCCGGAAGCGGAACCGTCCCGACCGGGCCGAGCGACAGTGAGCGCGTCTCGAACGATTCGCCGTCGAACAGCATATCCGCGAACAGGCCCGTAACAAGCACGTCCACCGAGGAGACGATTTCGGCTTCGAACTCGCTGAAGTAGGCCTGGTCGAACCAGCCGCTGAAGTTCGCCCGCCGCGGCGTTCGCGCCAGCGTTCGTGCTTCGTGGTCGTCGTAGCGTTCGAGCAGGCGGAACTCGTCACCTGCGGTCTCC
This sequence is a window from Haladaptatus sp. QDMS2. Protein-coding genes within it:
- a CDS encoding asparagine synthase-related protein encodes the protein MVGLRGVLGSGSLPTEMQSWEDRPESVSYDFDAPSVEFSLSVHELLAGEQPVSVDGHRTLWLWGDVYGHGGLAEYTPKPSGVDGPTYVARLLADHGHDILPALNGEFLIVIHDERADELKLITDRFASRSVYYTRPTADSFVFTSDIQALTAYPDFEAAFDLPKLYQYLQLRRVFGVETPLEGVTELQPASVTTIDLADLSLESRCYWRPHYDPVDKPFSYFVDTLAETLQDLFAEWTRDDLTYGTLLSGGADSRLIQATLDQPAIGFHNADWMSHEAEVAKRVAETAGDEFRLLERYDDHEARTLARTPRRANFSGWFDQAYFSEFEAEIVSSVDVLVTGLFADMLFDGESFETRSLSLGPVGTVPLPARESIDTIDDYLDAKLAESTDRLPYFTPKYSLRDELRTNIYWDGDGIVSHGVRYESLTDLAMYSDYYPFGGDTEAIFPRSLMHMRPVRTPLLDNRIFDLHQQIPMKYCARRNVVNAALDAVSPDLAAIPHARTGVPLSYAYPFEYIGGMITAFYRKHIHDRPTPAPHIDHSPWPNRTELLGAKWFAPDTFDRRADLIRALPFLDASGIEETYEAHLDGDDHMTLLYSLLTLLEMPVTEAVARSSSPDDSLTLGTGPNADREPSTPEGSP